One part of the Larus michahellis chromosome 22, bLarMic1.1, whole genome shotgun sequence genome encodes these proteins:
- the ANKRD33 gene encoding photoreceptor ankyrin repeat protein, giving the protein MTDACGGREHAAAPASSLDASDPDLHYEEEEEEEEDESEPSDTGSIFSDDSIYPCYEPSQGAGGAGDLSLYQCCARNDAKLVQERLELGVTRSEATELDTNGRNALMVACYKGFMDIVPLLQKCPYINVNQQDKDGNTALMMAAQAGHITIVNYLLNYYPGLEVDKRDPRGLTALMKAAVQGRQDCVAALLLAGADLQAVDPVKGKTAREWAAFTGRFETTMRIRSLLRRPRAEQFGTRYRPEWPALAELVAKALGPKTRGKRLSEKIQSIFTFNFPHDPEEDGVMDHMVRMTTSLASPFMATACQTICPDSPPEVGKCRLSVPEILGQHVPDPDVEPEGASCPSTAASSCNGQAMSEIRLLPPRRPAGGLLGFLPLRLRRGCSRIFPGEPVPKIKVSKDSCPPARCRERRQRGGDKNLLQPPKWRYKERKEEKKAAKEAKTEEKKKKRGKSC; this is encoded by the exons ggaggaggaggatgagtcGGAGCCCTCGGACACTGGCAGCATCTTCTCCGACGATTCCATCTACCCCTGCTACGAGCCCTCCCAGGGGGCTGGTGGTGCCGGGGACCTCAGCCTCTACCAGTGCTGCGCCAGGAACGATGCCAAGCTGGTGCAGGAGAGGCTGGAGCTCGGGGTGACCCGGAGTGAGGCCACGGAGCTGGACACCAACGGGAGG AACGCGCTGATGGTCGCCTGCTACAAGGGCTTCATGGACATCGTGCCCCTGCTGCAGAAGTGCCCCTACATAAACGTTAACCAGCAGGACAAGGATGGGAACACGGCCCTCATGATGGCAGCCCAGGCAG GACACATCACCATCGTCAACTACCTCCTCAACTACTACCCCGGGCTCGAGGTGGACAAGCGGGACCCCCGGGGCCTGACAGCGCTGATGAAGGCTGCGGTGCAGGGGCGGCAGGACTGcgtggctgccctgctcctggctg GAGCAGACCTGCAAGCGGTGGATCCCGTCAAGGGGAAGACGGCCAGGGAGTGGGCAGCCTTCACCGGCCGCTTCGAGACGACCATGAGGATCCGGAGCCTCCTGCGGCGCCCACGGGCAGAGCAGTTCGGCACCCGGTACCGGCCTGAGTGGCCGgccctggcagagctggtggcCAAGGCCCTGGGCCCTAAAACCAGGGGAAAGAGGCTGTCAGAGAAGATCCAATCCATATTCACCTTCAACTTCCCCCACGACCCTGAGGAGGACGGCGTGATGGACCACATGGTGAGGATGACCACCTCCCTCGCCAGCCCCTTCATGGCCACTGCTTGCCAAACCATCTGCCCCGACAGCCCTCCCGAGGTGGGCAAGTGCAGGCTGTCGGTGCCAGAGATCCTCGGGCAGCATGTGCCGGATCCAGACGTTGAGCCAGAAGGCGCCTCgtgccccagcactgctgcctcctcctgcaaTGGCCAAGCCATGTCGGAGATCAGGCTCCTGCCGCCGCGCCGGCCGGCTGGCGGCCTCCTGGGCTTCctgcccctgcggctgcggcgcgGGTGTTCCCGCATCTTCCCCGGAGAGCCCGTCCCCAAAATCAAAGTGAGCAAAGACTCCTGCCCACCCGCCCGCTGCAGGGAGCGGAGGCAGCGCGGGGGGGACAAGAACCTGCTGCAGCCGCCCAAGTGGAGGTACAAGGAgcggaaggaggagaagaaagcgGCCAAGGAGGCGAAgactgaggagaaaaagaagaaaagggggaagagcTGCTGA